TGGGATAATTTCCACTTTGCCCTCGTTTTTTAACTTTATCTCTCAACTGATTTTCCTTCACCTCACACCAGTTCTTCACATACCACACGAGAAGAGAGAAGACTGATCCGCAGACGACTGGAGCTTCGACCAAAGTGGGGAAATCGTTCACCTCTTTCATGTTCTTGCCTCTTGTTCAGGTATTTTTTCACCTCCCCCACCAGTAATCGTTCCTAGGTTGTCTCTTTCCAATTTCAGATCTGGAAATTTTTTTGTCGAGATTTAGATCTGGGGTTTGCATGTAGAATGAAGTACCCCAAGTCTTGACCACCTCTCTCCTCAAACCTCTCCTTCTTCTCCTCCACCTCTATCTTAAAACccaaaccccccaaaaaaaagtcCAGGAAATCGTTGTCCTCAAAGTTTCGAAAAATCTCTCCTCAATCCCTACTAAACCGTAAGTAATGTGTTGGGAATTCGTGCATGATTAAGTTTTTTTGCTGGTAAAACCCTTCATTCTGTGACTCAATCTGAGTTTTATGTTGTTGTCTAATGTTTGATCTTTCTTGATTGAGATCTGGTTTATTTTCCtgtcctattttttttctcaaccttTTTTTAGATCCGACATATTTAAGCAATGAAATACTATGAATTTTGAAATGGGCATGTGCTTTATATGATAGATTGCTTAGCCTTTGAGTTTCTGTGACAGTTGTAAATATCACAAGAAATCGTGAACTAATAATATATTGAATCATTAGAGAAGAGATGCAGGTTACAGAATAATAATATCTGGTGTTGCTTACAAAGATTGATGGTTCAAAAAGTAAAAGTGGTTTTACGAATACAAAACTGGAGTAGAGTTTAGGATGACCAAAcgccttttttttccttctttgttttcaaaaagGTGAAAACCAAACTGGTGTGTTGAAGGATAATGTCATCAATGACAATTTTTTTCACGCTGTTTGTTGAAGGATAATGTCATCAAGCAGTAGTTATTACAAAGGCAATAATGAGGTCAAGAAAGGGGTTAACAACACCCCAAAACTCGTGTATATACCGATGGAATGTCGTTGTGGGATGATGACTGAAATTAAGATTGTCGAAGTAAACTCAGATATGAGGGGAGAATTGTATTACTCATGTTGTAAGCCAGTTAGAGAGAGGTGTGGGTTCTTTAAGTGGTGTCTACCTGTGGGGTGGCTAAGCACTGGAAATATCGGCGGGTGGGTGTTTAACAAACCTGCCTGTACAAGTGCCACCACTAACAGTGATGATGTTGTAGCACATGAGAGAGAGGTAATGATGCTTCGCCAACAATTGGAGCATGTGTCTAATGAACGTACCTGTGTAATCACAAGTAATAGTGATAAAGCTCTAGCAAATGAGAGAGAGGTTATGATGCTTGGCCAACAATTGGACCATTGCTACTTGCTTACAAAAGGGTTGATCATGTGCTTCCTCCTCGCAATGGTGGTCATCATCTTCAAATGACGTAGTAGTTTGTTGTACTATTTGAATGACTTTTACAAATATATTTTATGGCATTGTAATTTTAACTTTCCCATTTTTGATCATGTTATAGAATGTTGTATTAGGGGATTTGTAATGTACTTAATGAAAttatgtttgtttcttttttctctaaTGCTTTGGCATTGGATTCCTATACTTGAATGCATCTTGTTATTTACTGATATGGAACCTATGTTTATCTACGGCATGTGTTTATGTAATAGTGGAGACATATCTGCGACTCAAACTGGTGCATCCACGGGCAAAACCCCCTCAAGTGTACGTAGTAAAGCAATTTGGGACAAAGATGCGAGGGAGTGCTTCATCCTCATATGTGTGGAAGAGTTGGGTGGTGCTAACTACAAATCAGGAACCCAACTTACAAAGGTTAGGTGGACCAACGTTGccccaaaatttaatgagtgACTGGGtaagaattgaaaaaatgaacaactaaaGAATCAGTGAGGTGTGTTGAAAAAAGAGTGGCAGCTGTGGAAGAACTTAGTGTTAGGTGAAAGTGGATTGGGTAAGGATCCTGACACTGGTGCAATAACAGCATCAGATGAGTGGTGGGAGTTGAAGCTAATGGTACTACGACATCCCTCATAACTTTCCAATTTTCTACGGTTTATATTTGTTTGTGAATATTTACAACTTACAAATATAGTTCATGTTTTAAACTACAAGTCTTTTATATATTTTGCAGCGACATCCTGATTGCTATAAGTTTAAGCTGAAGCCCTTAACATTGGAGGAAGAAATGCGTATTCTTTTTGGTAGCAACACAGTTACTAGGGAGGGATCATATGCTCCAAATTCATGAGTTATGCCAAGAACCCGAGAGTGACCACCGGTGGTTGATGTGGAAAACATTGACGAGTTGTTGGATGATGATGCAACTCAAGAGTTGGTGCACCCTACAAAAGTGCAGAAACAGGTGGCTGTTGATGGCTTTGCTACAAAGAAAGGCAAAGGGAAAAAAGGTACAGTCACGTCAAGGCTTGAAGCCTGTATGCAACAAATATGTGATTCAACTGACAGTGCTAGTTCTCCATCTGTCCAGCGTGTTGCTGCTGAGATTCCTACCATGAAAGAATGCG
The sequence above is drawn from the Rhododendron vialii isolate Sample 1 chromosome 6a, ASM3025357v1 genome and encodes:
- the LOC131328594 gene encoding uncharacterized protein LOC131328594, which translates into the protein MEPMFIYGMCLCNSGDISATQTGASTGKTPSSVRSKAIWDKDARECFILICVEELGGANYKSGTQLTKLWKNLVLGESGLGKDPDTGAITASDEWWELKLMRHPDCYKFKLKPLTLEEEMRILFGSNTKQVAVDGFATKKGKGKKGTVTSRLEACMQQICDSTDSASSPSVQRVAAEIPTMKECANKLSELREFNEDAELWAQGFNLFKNSKIRAIFMSCPDDLRMYHFITQELNRAQTAELAKT